A single region of the Sorghum bicolor cultivar BTx623 chromosome 7, Sorghum_bicolor_NCBIv3, whole genome shotgun sequence genome encodes:
- the LOC8076574 gene encoding uncharacterized protein LOC8076574 — MATFVKRSSSSSQGLFLLALVLLAFSAIPAPISGQSSIDGRKSKMMVVGGDNKAIIHDDNDLLNGCHYNQNPHDLSALFCCSKDNLCWPSAPECAANCPCKTNCV, encoded by the exons ATGGCGACATTCGTgaagcgcagcagcagcagcagccaaggACTCTTCCTGCTTGCATTGGTTCTTCTGGCATTCTCTGCCATTCCTGCACCCATCAGCG GTCAGAGTAGCATAGACGGCAGGAAGAGCAAGATGatggtcgtcggcggcgacaacAAGGCGATCATCCACGACGACAATGACTTGCTCAACGGATGTCACTATAACCAGAATCCCCATGATCTGTCGGCGCTCTTCTGCTGTAGCAAGGACAACCTGTGCTGGCCATCGGCGCCGGAGTGCGCCGCCAACTGCCCCTGCAAGACCAACTGCGTCTAG
- the LOC8076575 gene encoding uncharacterized protein LOC8076575 — translation MDVLPPPPKRQRGGQSQSRRQQQQQPPPGPKPVRGHDGGGGGCEAVDVDINVDVDLLSSLHDDVLGSIITLLPTKDGARTQVLSRRWRPLWRSASAPLNLEATVVAPAAVNLRPTSPPSAVVGALRAHGGPARRVSLTWLGPFDSFPMVDGLLTPPTTLHRRGVDGGGSRFPSLDGLREFELYYKPINVPGVHRHPPPMASLRRFARTLRVLTVCSAACSLGSYNPYRLAFPPETELEFPKLEQLTLKHVSISEAALHAVLARCPALQSLVLHRNEGYGRLVIRSPTLRSLGVSHGAEVVVEDAPMLERLIPRHLGKFLRIQVVHAPRMKTLGYLCDTISEFEMGTTVLKIHYFCVGKIDPAPVERPPVRRPPHAGVPRAQGLVVAGIHDANVAAR, via the exons ATGGATGTGTTGCCGCCGCCTCCCAAGAGGCAGAGGGGCGGCCAGTCCCAGTCCCGTCgccagcaacaacaacaaccgcCTCCCGGACCCAAACCCGTCAGAGGacatgacggcggcggcggtggttgcGAGGCAGTCGACGTCGACATCAACGTCGACGTCGATCTGCTGAGCTCCCTCCACGACGACGTCCTGGGCAGCATCATCACGCTGCTACCCACCAAGGACGGCGCGCGGACGCAGGTCCTCTCGCGGCGGTGGCGTCCGCTGTGGCGCTCGGCGTCGGCGCCTCTCAACCTCGAGGCCACGGTCGTCGCACCGGCAGCCGTGAACCTTCGGCCGACGTCTCCACCGTCCGCCGTCGTCGGCGCTTTGCGGGCGCACGGGGGCCCCGCCCGCCGCGTCTCGCTCACCTGGCTCGGCCCATTCGACTCGTTCCCGATGGTCGACGGCCTGCTGACGCCGCCGACGACGCTCCACCGCCGCGGCGTCGACGGCGGCGGAAGCCGGTTCCCCTCCCTCGACGGCCTCCGGGAGTTCGAGCTCTACTACAAGCCCATCAACGTCCCCGGTGTCCACCGGCACCCGCCGCCGATGGCGTCCCTGCGCCGCTTCGCGCGGACACTGCGCGTGCTCACCGTCTGCTCCGCTGCCTGCAGTCTCGGCAGTTACAACCCGTACAGGCTCGCCTTCCCGCCGGAGACGGAGCTCGAGTTCCCGAAGCTCGAGCAGCTTACCCTGAAGCACGTCAGCATCTCTGAAGCCGCCCTGCATGCTGTTCTTGCCAGATGCCCTGCGCTGCAGAGCTTGGTGCTGCACAGGAACGAAGGCTACGGTCGTCTCGTGATCAGATCGCCGACGCTCCGGAGCCTTGGCGTATCACATGGTGCTGAGGTCGTCGTCGAGGACGCTCCGATGTTGGAGAGGCTCATCCCTCGTCATCTAGGAAAATTCCTCCGGATCCAGGTTGTCCATGCACCTAGAATGAAGACGCTGGGATATCTGTGTGACACAATCTCTGAATTTGAGATGGGAACAACAGTTCTCAAG ATACATTATTTTTGTGTCGGCAAGATCGATCCTGCACCCGTCGAGCGTCCTCCGGTACGCCGGCCGCCGCACGCTGGAGTGCCGCGCGCCCAAGGCCTCGTCGTCGCTGGCATCCACGACGCAAATGTTGCTGCGCGGTGA